The following proteins come from a genomic window of Coffea arabica cultivar ET-39 chromosome 11c, Coffea Arabica ET-39 HiFi, whole genome shotgun sequence:
- the LOC113716208 gene encoding zinc finger CCCH domain-containing protein 15-like, protein MEMEKEISKTGQRGGRTARNDVSFNNIPLPPASPPLPFVNYPGDIGLAPYRLSELEIRMMMSRLRHSDMLTDLHHHQELIDRQYTVLSYMEETAKEAQALRQENISLKMINAELTNRLSVLLRATSEYAASVELSGLGLGPGSDMSSVLHGLDKMNLGDGANEDRRNRGDDVEGAGEDTSQDTTVDTDLAEGSENDEVNRVSLPKSISVRSDRKLKTVQTGGSSEGQIYKQRVYVPGREKEKQAVELEVYNQGMFKTELCNKWQETGECPYGENCQFAHGIKELRPVLRHPRYKTEVCRMVLNGDHCPYGHRCHFRHTLTDEEKLIRSMNIRPLKPLNR, encoded by the exons ATGGAAATGGAGAAAGAAATCTCTAAAACTGGGCAAAGAGGTGGCAGAACAGCGAGGAATGACGTGAGCTTCAACAACATTCCGCTACCACCGGCGTCGCCACCGTTACCATTCGTAAATTACCCAGGTGACATAGGCTTGGCGCCTTACCGGCTGTCGGAACTGGAAATCAGAATGATGATGTCACGGTTGCGTCACTCTGACATGTTAACGGACCTGCACCACCATCAGGAACTCATAGACCGCCAGTACACGGTGCTTTCTTACATGGAAGAGACCGCCAAGGAAGCGCAAGCGTTGCGCCAAGAGAATATCAGTCTAAAAATGATCAATGCCGAGTTGACGAATCGACTGAGCGTATTGCTGAGAGCAACTTCGGAGTATGCTGCGTCTGTTGAGTTGTCGGGTCTGGGGCTTGGTCCGGGTTCTGATATGAGTTCAGTGTTGCATGGATTGGACAAGATGAATTTGGGGGACGGGGCTAACGAAGACAGGAGAAACAGGGGAGATGATGTGGAGGGTGCTGGGGAGGATACCAGTCAGGACACCACGGTGGATACGGATCTGGctgaaggaagtgagaatgaTGAAGTGAATCGGGTTTCCTTGCCAAAAAGTATCTCTGTTCGGTCTGATAGGAAATTGAAGACTGTTCAAACTGGTGGAAGCAGCGAAGGGCAGATATATAAG CAAAGGGTGTATGTTCCAGGAAGGGAAAAGGAGAAGCAAGCTGTTGAGCTGGAGGTCTACAATCAGGGAATGTTCAAAACCGAGTTGTGTAACAAATGGCAAGAGACCGGGGAATGTCCCTATGGAGAGAACTGCCAATTTGCTCATGGAATTAAGGAGCTGCGCCCTGTACTTCGCCACCCAAGGTACAAGACTGAGGTATGCCGCATGGTGTTGAACGGTGATCACTGCCCTTATGGACACCGATGCCACTTCCGCCACACCCTCACTGATGAGGAGAAGCTCATCAGGTCCATGAATATCAGGCCCCTAAAGCCACTCAATCGTTAG
- the LOC113716525 gene encoding zinc finger CCCH domain-containing protein 15 isoform X1: MEKESSITSVHGGTSNIRRNLSYNDISRSPSPSPSFLNYESDGGEFTTYEKEIMMASRLHQSDLLTDLHHHQDLVDRQNTVLSYMKEAAKQAQALRQENINLKMVNAELTNRLGLLIKATTEYAASLGFSGVDPGLNVDSLLNGLSRMSLADGAGVNEGNAWSGPAADGDSPSPTSVMESGGVEGSGEGTPGRILLPKSISIRSTGYLKPVQPGGNGGGKVNKVQNRSKIWDDTHKVFVRGGKKEEQPLELEVYNQGMFKTELCNKWQETGACPYGDHCQFAHGIQELRPVIRHPRYKTEVCRMVLNGDHCPYGHRCHFRHTLTDQEKVIRSINIRSLKVLNR, from the exons ATGGAGAAAGAAAGCTCGATAACATCGGTTCATGGAGGAACAAGCAATATCAGGAGGAACTTAAGCTACAACGACATTTCCCGATCGCCATCACCATCGCCGTCATTTCTCAATTACGAATCAGACGGCGGAGAGTTCACGACGTACGAAAAGGAAATAATGATGGCGTCACGCTTGCATCAATCTGATTTGCTAACAGACCTGCACCACCATCAGGACCTCGTGGACCGCCAAAACACCGTGCTTTCTTACATGAAAGAGGCCGCCAAGCAAGCCCAAGCACTCCGGCAAGAGAACATTAATCTGAAAATGGTCAATGCTGAGTTGACCAATCGGTTGGGATTGTTGATCAAAGCCACGACGGAGTACGCCGCATCGTTAGGGTTCTCGGGTGTGGACCCGGGTTTGAATGTGGATTCTTTGTTGAATGGGTTGAGTAGGATGAGTTTGGCGGATGGAGCTGGAGTTAATGAGGGGAATGCTTGGAGTGGCCCGGCGGCTGATGGGGACAGTCCGAGTCCGACGAGTGTGATGGAATCTGGTGGAGTAGAAGGGAGTGGGGAAGGGACCCCGGGCAGGATTCTGTTGCCCAAGAGCATATCGATTCGGTCCACTGGATACTTGAAGCCGGTTCAACCTGGTGGGAATGGTGGCGGGAAGGTAAATAAGGTACAGAACCGTAGCAAAATCTGGGATGACACG CATAAAGTCTTCGTGCGAGGAGGGAAAAAGGAAGAGCAGCCACTTGAACTGGAGGTCTACAATCAAGGCATGTTCAAGACTGAACTCTGCAACAAATGGCAAGAAACTGGGGCATGCCCATATGGAGACCACTGCCAATTTGCTCATGGAATTCAGGAGCTTCGCCCTGTAATTCGCCACCCACGATACAAGACAGAGGTGTGTCGCATGGTGCTGAATGGTGATCACTGCCCTTATGGACATCGCTGCCACTTCCGCCACACTCTCACTGACCAGGAAAAAGTCATCAGGTCCATCAACATAAGGTCTCTCAAGGTGCTAAATCGGTAG
- the LOC113716525 gene encoding zinc finger CCCH domain-containing protein 15 isoform X2, with protein MEKESSITSVHGGTSNIRRNLSYNDISRSPSPSPSFLNYESDGGEFTTYEKEIMMASRLHQSDLLTDLHHHQDLVDRQNTVLSYMKEAAKQAQALRQENINLKMVNAELTNRLGLLIKATTEYAASLGFSGVDPGLNVDSLLNGLSRMSLADGAGVNEGNAWSGPAADGDSPSPTSVMESGGVEGSGEGTPGRILLPKSISIRSTGYLKPVQPGGNGGGKVNKHKVFVRGGKKEEQPLELEVYNQGMFKTELCNKWQETGACPYGDHCQFAHGIQELRPVIRHPRYKTEVCRMVLNGDHCPYGHRCHFRHTLTDQEKVIRSINIRSLKVLNR; from the exons ATGGAGAAAGAAAGCTCGATAACATCGGTTCATGGAGGAACAAGCAATATCAGGAGGAACTTAAGCTACAACGACATTTCCCGATCGCCATCACCATCGCCGTCATTTCTCAATTACGAATCAGACGGCGGAGAGTTCACGACGTACGAAAAGGAAATAATGATGGCGTCACGCTTGCATCAATCTGATTTGCTAACAGACCTGCACCACCATCAGGACCTCGTGGACCGCCAAAACACCGTGCTTTCTTACATGAAAGAGGCCGCCAAGCAAGCCCAAGCACTCCGGCAAGAGAACATTAATCTGAAAATGGTCAATGCTGAGTTGACCAATCGGTTGGGATTGTTGATCAAAGCCACGACGGAGTACGCCGCATCGTTAGGGTTCTCGGGTGTGGACCCGGGTTTGAATGTGGATTCTTTGTTGAATGGGTTGAGTAGGATGAGTTTGGCGGATGGAGCTGGAGTTAATGAGGGGAATGCTTGGAGTGGCCCGGCGGCTGATGGGGACAGTCCGAGTCCGACGAGTGTGATGGAATCTGGTGGAGTAGAAGGGAGTGGGGAAGGGACCCCGGGCAGGATTCTGTTGCCCAAGAGCATATCGATTCGGTCCACTGGATACTTGAAGCCGGTTCAACCTGGTGGGAATGGTGGCGGGAAGGTAAATAAG CATAAAGTCTTCGTGCGAGGAGGGAAAAAGGAAGAGCAGCCACTTGAACTGGAGGTCTACAATCAAGGCATGTTCAAGACTGAACTCTGCAACAAATGGCAAGAAACTGGGGCATGCCCATATGGAGACCACTGCCAATTTGCTCATGGAATTCAGGAGCTTCGCCCTGTAATTCGCCACCCACGATACAAGACAGAGGTGTGTCGCATGGTGCTGAATGGTGATCACTGCCCTTATGGACATCGCTGCCACTTCCGCCACACTCTCACTGACCAGGAAAAAGTCATCAGGTCCATCAACATAAGGTCTCTCAAGGTGCTAAATCGGTAG
- the LOC113717247 gene encoding putative zinc finger protein At1g68190 isoform X1, which produces MEMEKTCEFCLILRPIVYCKADAAHLCLSCDAKVHSANALSNRHTRAIVCESCRYRPSYVQCSDHQMFMCRPCDRNQHDLSSQHQRKVMSCYTGCPSAKDFAALWGLDLNELDNDSKSEYQSLPTSSAAVSTGVLTFNNSRQSCSVAGISSVFDVASTTSKLPKVRSRGKGTKAAVHRKNIFHVLEQINDLKRLQLTQGDGKFSFMRSQGEIDMSSFKFHAKRKMHENLDQHLQHALDLGSDLHGSHHENPTTEPFQLAFSQMDGDSFWQCKSLVQSGQLWTQNMQDLGVCDELGCSDDFTMPDVDSTFKNIEELFGGEQELARALLDDNYTTCSSVEKDMSINKSDNGYERSVEDVSASSSVCISYSANVDNDVGSSDFTTTKEHPSIKPSYSALSLSLSKLSAECVDSEPCSSFKRQQLSSNLSDLENAQLECKENNMTRYKEKKKARSVDKQSRYSPRKAKSDVKKLVRDQFVKIRGCESDSVNFSRSF; this is translated from the exons ATGGAGATGGAAAAAACTTGTGAATTCTGTCTGATCCTAAGACCAATTGTGTACTGTAAGGCAGATGCAGCACATCTTTGCCTGTCCTGTGATGCCAAGGTTCATTCAGCTAATGCTCTTTCCAACCGGCATACACGCGCCATTGTTTGTGAGTCGTGCAGATACCGCCCCTCTTATGTTCAGTGTTCAGATCATCAGATGTTTATGTGCCGCCCTTGTGACCGCAACCAACATGATCTCTCTTCCCAACACCAGAGAAAAGTGATGAGTTGTTATACAGGATGCCCTTCTGCTAAAGATTTTGCGGCACTCTGGGGTCTTGACTTGAATGAATTGGATAATGATAGTAAATCTGAATATCAATCTCTTCCCACGTCAAGTGCAGCAGTAAGTACAGGGGTGCTCACTTTCAACAATTCAAGACAGTCTTGCTCAGTGGCAGGCATTTCATCAGTATTTGATGTGGCTTCCACCACCAGTAAGTTACCCAAAGTCCGATCAAGAGGCAAAGGCACTAAG GCTGCTGTCCACAGGAAGAATATTTTCCATGTACTGGAACAGATTAATGACTTAAAAAGGCTTCAACTGACTCAGGGAgatggaaaattttcttttatgaGAAGCCAAGGGGAAATTGATATGTCTTCATTTAAGTTCCACGCAAAAAGGAAGATGCATGAAAATCTTGATCAACATTTGCAGCATGCTCTTGATCTTGGTTCTGATCTTCACGGCAGTCATCACGAGAATCCAACTACTGAACCTTTTCAACTTGCTTTCTCACAGATGGACGGGGACTCCTTCTGGCAGTGTAAAAGTCTAGTACAGAGTGGCCAG CTTTGGACTCAAAATATGCAAGACCTAGGAGTTTGTGATGAGCTAGGATGTTCTGATGATTTTACCATGCCTGATGTGGATTCAACATTCAAAAACATCGAAGAGCTCTTTGGAGGCGAGCAAGAGCTAGCTAGAGCTCTGCTTGATGACAATTATACGACATGCTCCTCTGTAGAGAAGGATATGTCTATTAATAAATCAGACAATGGTTATGAACGATCAGTTGAG GATGTCTCAGCATCTTCTTCAGTTTGCATCTCTTATTCAGCTAATGTTGACAATGATGTTGGCTCTTCTGACTTCACTACAACCAAGGAACATCCTTCAATTAAACCGTCTTATTCAGCATTGTCCCTTTCTCTTTCAAAGCTCAGTGCTGAATGTGTGGACAGTGAACCGTGTTCCAGTTTTAAGAGACAACAACTTTCCAGCAACTTGTCTGATTTGGAGAATGCACAATTAGAATGTAAAGAAAATAACATGACAAGAtataaagaaaagaagaaggcgCGAAG TGTGGACAAGCAATCTCGGTATTCACCTCGAAAAGCTAAATCTGATGTTAAAAAACTGGTGAGGGATCAATTTGTGAAGATACGTGGATGTGAATCTGATTCTGTGAATTTTAGTCGGAGCTTCTGA
- the LOC113717247 gene encoding zinc finger protein CONSTANS-LIKE 10 isoform X2, with translation MHLYQAAVHRKNIFHVLEQINDLKRLQLTQGDGKFSFMRSQGEIDMSSFKFHAKRKMHENLDQHLQHALDLGSDLHGSHHENPTTEPFQLAFSQMDGDSFWQCKSLVQSGQLWTQNMQDLGVCDELGCSDDFTMPDVDSTFKNIEELFGGEQELARALLDDNYTTCSSVEKDMSINKSDNGYERSVEDVSASSSVCISYSANVDNDVGSSDFTTTKEHPSIKPSYSALSLSLSKLSAECVDSEPCSSFKRQQLSSNLSDLENAQLECKENNMTRYKEKKKARSVDKQSRYSPRKAKSDVKKLVRDQFVKIRGCESDSVNFSRSF, from the exons ATGCATCTTTACCAG GCTGCTGTCCACAGGAAGAATATTTTCCATGTACTGGAACAGATTAATGACTTAAAAAGGCTTCAACTGACTCAGGGAgatggaaaattttcttttatgaGAAGCCAAGGGGAAATTGATATGTCTTCATTTAAGTTCCACGCAAAAAGGAAGATGCATGAAAATCTTGATCAACATTTGCAGCATGCTCTTGATCTTGGTTCTGATCTTCACGGCAGTCATCACGAGAATCCAACTACTGAACCTTTTCAACTTGCTTTCTCACAGATGGACGGGGACTCCTTCTGGCAGTGTAAAAGTCTAGTACAGAGTGGCCAG CTTTGGACTCAAAATATGCAAGACCTAGGAGTTTGTGATGAGCTAGGATGTTCTGATGATTTTACCATGCCTGATGTGGATTCAACATTCAAAAACATCGAAGAGCTCTTTGGAGGCGAGCAAGAGCTAGCTAGAGCTCTGCTTGATGACAATTATACGACATGCTCCTCTGTAGAGAAGGATATGTCTATTAATAAATCAGACAATGGTTATGAACGATCAGTTGAG GATGTCTCAGCATCTTCTTCAGTTTGCATCTCTTATTCAGCTAATGTTGACAATGATGTTGGCTCTTCTGACTTCACTACAACCAAGGAACATCCTTCAATTAAACCGTCTTATTCAGCATTGTCCCTTTCTCTTTCAAAGCTCAGTGCTGAATGTGTGGACAGTGAACCGTGTTCCAGTTTTAAGAGACAACAACTTTCCAGCAACTTGTCTGATTTGGAGAATGCACAATTAGAATGTAAAGAAAATAACATGACAAGAtataaagaaaagaagaaggcgCGAAG TGTGGACAAGCAATCTCGGTATTCACCTCGAAAAGCTAAATCTGATGTTAAAAAACTGGTGAGGGATCAATTTGTGAAGATACGTGGATGTGAATCTGATTCTGTGAATTTTAGTCGGAGCTTCTGA
- the LOC113706032 gene encoding uncharacterized protein, translating to MDKTWMQKNRRSKEYWDGLQKFLDYAFQNSSINGMILCPCKECKCGVCITRENAELHLKVYGFVKGYTHWAAHGEFVYSSAPKPTSYDISHGVRDELDDMHGLVHDAMGIPEQDYTRIDGTEYKSQLPNVEAEKFYNLIDNSNKELYSGCKRFSKLSFMIRLLHLKCLGKLSNKIFDMLLDLLKEAFPDAMDGLPKSYYEAEKLMKELGLGYDKYDACPNDCTLYWGVDARRKHCETCKESRWVKSENDPTGEGRKIPHKVLWHFPLKHRLQRLFMSSKIAGHMRWHAEGRTKDGNMRHPADSPSWQTFDFHHPEFSQDSRNVRLGLASDGFNPFKNMSSTHSTWPVILMPYNLPPWMCMKQSNFMLSLLIPGPFAPGNNIDIYLKPLIAELKELWDVGVNTYDASRKENFQLRAALLWTISDFPGYAILSGWSTKGKLACPVCHKYTSSQHLQNWGKYCYMGHRRYLEMNHPFRKDAKSFNGAVEYGKPPGRLMGSTILDELAGYSIKLGKTVSDNPELPFNWKKLSIFFDLPYWKDNMIRHNLDVMHIEKNISEIIVATLLNLEKTKDNKKSRLDLRDMGIRSELHPIEKGNGRSVLPPACFTMKKKEKEIFCKVLKGIKVPDGYAANISRCVKVKPPKISGLKSHDYHILMQQLLPIALRRTLSKAVRSPLIKLSSCSFG from the exons ATGGATAAAACTTGGATGCAAAAGAATAGACGAAGCAAAGAATATTGGGATGGTTTGCAAAAATTCTTAGATTATGCATTCCAGAATTCAAGTATAAATGGGATGATATTATGTCCATGTAAAGAATGTAAGTGTGGTGTATGTATTACCAGGGAGAATGCAGAACTTCATTTGAAAGTTTATGGTTTTGTTAAAGGATACACCCATTGGGCAGCTCATGGAGAATTTGTTTACTCTAGTGCACCAAAACCTACTTCCTATGATATCTCACATGGGGTACGGGATGAACTTGATGACATGCATGGTTTGGTTcatgatgcaatgggaattccTGAACAAGATTATACAAGGATAGATGGAACTGAATACAAAAGCCAATTGCCCAATGTAGAAGCTGAAAAGTTTTACAATCTAATTGATAATTCTAACAAAGAGCTTTACTCTGGATGTAAAAGATTCTCAAAACTTTCCTTTATGATTCGGTTGCTTCACCTCAAATGCCTTGGTAAACTCAGCAACAAAATTTTTGATATGTTACTTGATTTGTTGAAAGAAGCCTTTCcagatgcaatggatggtttgcCTAAGTCTTATTATGAAGCTGAAAAGTTAATGAAGGAATTAGGACTTGGGTATGATAAATATGATGCATGTCCGAATGACTGCACTTTATATTGGGGGGTAGATGCAAGAAGAAAGCATTGTGAAACATGTAAAGAATCTAGATGGGTTAAATCTGAAAATGATCCGACTGGTGAGGGAAGAAAAATACCGCATAAGGTTTTATGGCATTTTCCCCTAAAACATAGGTTACAACGCCTATTTATGTCCTCCAAAATTGCAGGCCATATGAGATGGCATGCAGAAGGTCGTACTAAGGATGGTAACATGAGGCACCCTGCTGATTCTCCATCTTGGCAAACATTTGACTTTCATCATCCAGAATTTTCTCAAGATTCTCGTAATGTGAGGTTGGGCCTAGCATCAGATGGATTTAACCCATTCAAAAATATGAGTTCAACTCATAGCACTTGGCCGGTAATATTGATGCCATATAATTTGCCGCCATGGATGTGTATGAAACAATCGAACTTTATGTTGTCATTGTTGATACCCGGTCCATTTGCACCAGGAAATAATATTGATATATATTTAAAACCTCTCATAGCAGAATTAAAGGAATTGTGGGATGTTGGAGTGAATACATATGAtgcatcaagaaaagaaaactttcaACTTCGTGCAGCACTTTTATGGACCATCAGTGACTTTCCAGGTTATGCAATCCTCTCCGGATGGAGCACTAAAGGAAAACTTGCATGTCCTGTATGCCATAAATACACATCTTCACAGCATCTGCAAAATTGGGGAAAATATTGCTATATGGGGCATCGAAGGTACTTGGAAATGAACCATCCATTTCGCAAAGATGCTAAATCTTTCAATGGAGCTGTAGAGTATGGAAAACCACCAGGAAGGTTAATGGGGTCTACAATTTTAGATGAGTTAGCTGGTTATAGTATTAAACTTGGGAAGACAGTTAGTGACAATCCAGAATTGCCatttaattggaaaaaattaAGTATTTTCTTTGATTTGCCCTATTGGAAAGACAATATGATACGTCATAATCTTGACGTTATGCACATTGAGAAGAACATCAGTGAGATCATTGTGGCTACATTGTTGAATCTGGAAAAAACCAAAGATAATAAAAAGTCACGTCTTGACCTTCGTGATATGGGTATAAGATCAGAATTGCATCCCATTGAGAAGGGAAATGGTAGGAGTGTTCTGCCTCCAGCTTGCTTTACaatgaaaaagaaggaaaaggagatattttgcaaagtTTTGAAAGGGATAAAAGTTCCAGATGGCTACGCAGCAAATATTTCTAGATGTGTTAAAGTAAAGCCACCAAAAATTTCTGGATTAAAAAGTCATGATTACCATATTTTGATGCAACAACTTCTCCCAATAGCTCTGCGCAGGACTTTATCAAAAGCAGTTCGCTCTCCTTTGATCAAATTGAGCAG CTGTTCATTTGGTTAG
- the LOC140016581 gene encoding uncharacterized protein, which produces MARTKRQKITGNTLVDQHEDIAENQIHIEEPNSTDEENADENSQRKTRGPTYMTEIWGKPSSCHRYKVRFDKDGEPVGKNKSKFTEFLGTIARNGKYAPLDVTDWREMTNDKKQDMLVLVKEKFRLPPGADFWTLKSIGKKWRNWKSALKAKYYNPNESIESQINNRDQRILKDQWRNLLAYWSLEETKV; this is translated from the exons ATGGCAAGGACTAAAAGACAGAAGATTACCGGAAATACACTTGTTGATCAACACGAGGATATAGCTGAAAATCAGATTCACATTGAGGAGCCTAACTCTACAG ATGAAGAAAATGCAGATGAAAATTCACAAAGAAAAACTAGAGGGCCAACATATATGACAGAAATATGGGGTAAACCTAGTAGTTGTCATCGGTACAAAGTTAGATTTGATAAGGATGGTGAGCCTGTTGGCAAGAACAAGTCCAAATTTACTGAGTTCTTAGGAACAATAGCAAGAAATGGAAAGTATGCTCCTCTAGACGTGACAGATTGGCGTGAAATGACAAATGATAAGAAGCAAGACATGCTTGTATTGGTGAAG GAAAAATTTCGTCTTCCTCCAGGTGCAGATTTTTGGACTTTGAAATCAATCGGCAAAAAATGGAGAAATTGGAAATCAGCTTTAAAGGCAAAATATTACAATCCAAATGAATCCATTGAGAGTCAAATTAACAATAGGGATCAGCGGATCTTGAAAGATCAGTGGAGAAATCTTCTGGCTTACTGGAGCTTAGAGGAAACAAAGGTATAA